In a single window of the Dreissena polymorpha isolate Duluth1 chromosome 3, UMN_Dpol_1.0, whole genome shotgun sequence genome:
- the LOC127875209 gene encoding calmodulin-A-like encodes MELEPTDLFAEEQIEEYKETFSLFDKEGDGTISLRELGTVLRALGQHPTEADLNDLIGNMEVEGHTTIEFPQFLNILSKLIKDTDPETELTEAFKIFDKENTGNIACADLRRIMTTYGETLTDEEVEEMIKEADTDGDGIVDYAEFIAMVIQQ; translated from the exons ATGGAGCTTGAACCG ACCGACTTATTTGCCGAAGAGCAAATTGAAG AATACAAAGAGACGTTCTCTCTGTTCGACAAGGAGGGGGACGGTACGATATCCCTCCGTGAACTGGGCACGGTGCTAAGGGCCCTGGGGCAGCATCCCACGGAGGCAGACTTGAACGACCTCATAGGAAACATGGAGGTGGAAG GTCACACTACTATCGAGTTTCCCCAATTTCTGAACATTTTGTCTAAATTAATCAAGGACACGGATCCCGAGACTGAACTCACCGAGGCATTTAAA ATATTTGACAAGGAGAACACGGGCAATATCGCGTGCGCGGACCTCCGGCGGATCATGACGACGTACGGAGAGACGCTCACAGACGAGGAGGTGGAGGAGATGATCAAGGAAGCCGACACCGACGGCGACGGCATTGTTGACTACGCCG AGTTCATTGCCATGGTGATACAGCAATAG